The Osmerus eperlanus chromosome 12, fOsmEpe2.1, whole genome shotgun sequence genome has a segment encoding these proteins:
- the LOC134031025 gene encoding uncharacterized protein LOC134031025 isoform X3, whose amino-acid sequence MATRAAYFSPSEAQILMEAYEEVKDIIKKKGNTATVIKQREKAWQSIADRLNALNMNGPKRTWQQVKIKYKNILQNAVKKNTHRQGTGGGSPKADLTPAEDMALELNKGRPVLEGIPGGKETSIGSSQDATRFIQVSGSTVFLLEPPAQAPDDADPGEGPSAAATAHDGDDDEEETISLDSRRHEDPDAIQWENQPGNISSQAIRKLYGNHLRRQIELADIDIQYKKKKMENLALESEIKKRTIRKLDLEIKKLERELQEDDTAENKN is encoded by the exons atggcaactagagccgcgtacttttccccgtcggaagcacaaatcctcatggaggcatacgaggaggtaaaagatataattaagaagaaaggcaacaccgccacagtgataaagcaaagagaaaaagcgtggcaaagtattgcagaccgcctgaatgc attaaacatgaacgggccaaaacggacatggcagcaggtcaaaatcaaatacaagaacattctgcagaatg cagtgaaaaagaatacccacagacaaggcacgggtggtgggtcaccaaaggctgaccttaccccagcagaggacatggccttggagctaaataaaggcaggcccgtcttagaggggatccctggggggaaagagacgagcataggttcctcccaagatgccacccgcttcattcaag tgtctggcagcactgtgttcctgttagagccaccagcacaagcaccagacgatgctgatcca ggtgaaggccccagtgcagcagcaacagcacatgatggagacgatgatgaggaggagaccatctctctggattccagaaggcatgag gacccagatgctatacagtgggaaaaccagcctggcaacata agctcacaagctatcagaaagttgtatggcaaccacctccggcgccaaatagaactggcagacatagacattcagtacaagaagaaaaagatggaaaatcttgcactggagtccgaaataaaaaagaggacaattaggaaactggaccttgaaataaaaaaacttgagagggag ctccaagaagatgacacagctgaaaataaaaattag
- the LOC134031025 gene encoding uncharacterized protein LOC134031025 isoform X2, with protein sequence MATRAAYFSPSEAQILMEAYEEVKDIIKKKGNTATVIKQREKAWQSIADRLNALNMNGPKRTWQQVKIKYKNILQNAVKKNTHRQGTGGGSPKADLTPAEDMALELNKGRPVLEGIPGGKETSIGSSQDATRFIQVSGSTVFLLEPPAQAPDDADPGEGPSAAATAHDGDDDEEETISLDSRRHEDPDAIQWENQPGNISSQAIRKLYGNHLRRQIELADIDIQYKKKKMENLALESEIKKRTIRKLDLEIKKLEREVRYAFNVHCMLTVTQMY encoded by the exons atggcaactagagccgcgtacttttccccgtcggaagcacaaatcctcatggaggcatacgaggaggtaaaagatataattaagaagaaaggcaacaccgccacagtgataaagcaaagagaaaaagcgtggcaaagtattgcagaccgcctgaatgc attaaacatgaacgggccaaaacggacatggcagcaggtcaaaatcaaatacaagaacattctgcagaatg cagtgaaaaagaatacccacagacaaggcacgggtggtgggtcaccaaaggctgaccttaccccagcagaggacatggccttggagctaaataaaggcaggcccgtcttagaggggatccctggggggaaagagacgagcataggttcctcccaagatgccacccgcttcattcaag tgtctggcagcactgtgttcctgttagagccaccagcacaagcaccagacgatgctgatcca ggtgaaggccccagtgcagcagcaacagcacatgatggagacgatgatgaggaggagaccatctctctggattccagaaggcatgag gacccagatgctatacagtgggaaaaccagcctggcaacata agctcacaagctatcagaaagttgtatggcaaccacctccggcgccaaatagaactggcagacatagacattcagtacaagaagaaaaagatggaaaatcttgcactggagtccgaaataaaaaagaggacaattaggaaactggaccttgaaataaaaaaacttgagagggaggtgagatatgccttcaatgtacactgtatgctaactgtaacacaaatgtattaa
- the LOC134031025 gene encoding putative nuclease HARBI1 isoform X1: MKAQNCVFLSALTMACPFVRDVVDEEALVLRRAFRRERVFRDRLDPLAFPDDHLYERYRFSADGIRYLCRLLGPRIKHRTARSHALSVEQMVCVALRFFASGAFLYSVGDAEQLNKATICRTIRSVCLAIKALADVFISFPGHRRLCDIKEEFYRIAGFPNVIGAVDCTHIRIKAPSGAHEADFVNRKSFHSINVQMVCNADCVISNVVAKWPGSVHDSRIFRASEIYQCLSQGEFSGVLLGDRGYGCQPFLLTPFTDPQEAQQAYNHAHARTRARVEMTFGLLKARFHCLHKLRVSPVRACDITVACAVLHNVACLRKERAPRVPPAMDWDNPAIFPDDDSGRLLRDQYVLNYFS, from the exons atgaaggcccaaaattgtgtgttcctttctgctctgacaatggcatgcccattcgtgcgagatgtggtggatgaagaagcacttgtgctgaggagagccttcaggcgagaaagggtcttcagggaccggttggacccactggccttccctgatgaccatctatatgaaagatacaggttttctgcagatggcatcaggtatctatgcagactactgggtcccaggattaagcaccgcactgcacggagccatgcactgagtgtggagcaaatggtttgtgtggccttgcgcttttttgctagtggagccttcctgtactcagtgggggatgcagaacagctgaacaaggccacaatttgccgcacaataaggagtgtgtgtctggctatcaaagcattagcagatgtcttcatctccttccctggccacagaagactctgtgacatcaaagaggagttctataggattgcag gtttccccaatgtcattggtgcagtggactgcacacacataaggataaaagccccctcaggtgcccatgaggccgattttgtgaataggaaatcctttcacagcattaatgttcag atggtctgcaatgctgactgtgtgatcagcaatgttgtggcaaaatggcctggctcagtccatgactccagaatctttcgggcctctgaaatctatcagtgcctatcacaag gtgaattctctggtgtgttgctgggagacagggggtatggctgccagccttttctcctgacacctttcacagacccccaggaagcacagcaggcctacaaccatgcccatgccaggaccagggccagagttgaaatgacctttggcctcctgaaggcacgctttcactgccttcacaaattaagggtcagccctgttagggcatgtgatattactgtggcttgtgctgtcctccacaatgtggcctgcctgaggaaggagagggcccccagagtgccaccagccatggactgggacaatccggcaatcttccctgatgacgacagtggtcggctgctgagggaccaatatgtgttgaattattttagttag